In one Deltaproteobacteria bacterium genomic region, the following are encoded:
- a CDS encoding restriction endonuclease — protein sequence MSNYDEVARDVLSACEPLPRTAAVAFALRCARRATVHNPFDDGGVAERALRLASQAAASGTPAPEALEVAEEARSVWMREAAIGAPDVACGPLAAEFAARAASAANARAALEAAAQAAAANFEGWRLTGVWTVPFKGRAEVFRRRMLQEAANLRDSAARCRWQDGTPVPESYFALLSTFDLGALGDDPDDQGIVEIARVLDRKLFSEFLRSPARLYELKPREFEELVAELVHSFGLHPVLTKRTRDGGADVLALDNTDGTLKFLIECKRYGPRRRVGVGVVRQLAGVVIGHADPRLPLGGCPRGILATTAWFSAPAEQFLRDTRWLVEGRDFDGIVAWLEEYQGLCLAKLRRTKSNVWAPSGIRDALGHNSGMQPTAFGRG from the coding sequence ATGAGCAACTACGATGAGGTCGCCCGCGACGTTCTCTCCGCGTGCGAGCCGTTGCCTCGGACGGCAGCCGTTGCGTTCGCGTTGAGGTGTGCCCGTCGTGCGACAGTCCACAACCCATTTGACGATGGTGGTGTCGCAGAAAGAGCGCTGAGGCTTGCGTCACAAGCAGCGGCTTCAGGGACCCCGGCGCCGGAAGCGCTGGAAGTCGCCGAAGAGGCGAGATCCGTGTGGATGCGAGAGGCCGCAATTGGCGCCCCCGATGTAGCCTGCGGACCACTCGCCGCCGAGTTTGCCGCCCGAGCGGCAAGCGCCGCCAACGCTAGGGCGGCGCTCGAAGCCGCCGCTCAGGCTGCCGCAGCGAATTTCGAAGGCTGGCGCCTCACGGGGGTGTGGACGGTCCCGTTCAAAGGTAGGGCTGAAGTATTTCGACGCAGGATGCTGCAAGAGGCGGCTAACCTTAGGGATTCCGCGGCTCGTTGTCGGTGGCAGGACGGCACGCCGGTTCCCGAATCGTATTTTGCGTTGTTGTCGACTTTCGATCTCGGCGCACTTGGCGACGACCCTGACGACCAAGGAATCGTAGAGATCGCGCGCGTTCTCGATCGCAAACTCTTCAGTGAATTCCTCCGATCCCCCGCCCGCCTCTACGAACTGAAACCGCGCGAGTTCGAGGAGCTCGTTGCGGAACTAGTTCATTCATTCGGGCTACATCCCGTCCTGACGAAGCGGACGCGCGATGGAGGTGCGGATGTGCTCGCACTTGATAACACCGACGGGACTCTCAAATTCCTGATCGAATGCAAGCGATACGGTCCTAGGAGACGAGTCGGCGTCGGTGTTGTGAGGCAGCTGGCCGGTGTAGTTATTGGACACGCTGATCCCAGACTTCCGTTAGGGGGATGCCCGCGAGGGATACTAGCGACGACGGCATGGTTCTCTGCGCCTGCGGAACAGTTTCTCAGGGACACGAGATGGCTGGTTGAGGGGCGGGATTTCGACGGCATAGTGGCGTGGCTAGAGGAGTACCAAGGCCTCTGCTTGGCGAAGTTGCGCCGAACTAAGTCGAACGTCTGGGCTCCCTCCGGGATTCGTGATGCTCTGGGGCATAACTCCGGCATGCAGCCGACGGCCTTCGGCCGCGGCTGA
- a CDS encoding NAD(P)-dependent oxidoreductase, whose translation MKILVTGSSGHLGEALVRTMQGTTHQVVGLDRTASPFTGSVGTITDRDFVQQCVQGVDAVIHAATLHKPHVATHTRQDFVDINITGTLNLLEEAVSAGVSSFIFTSTTSAFGRALTPPPGAPAAWVTEDVRPVPKNIYGVTKTAAEDLCELFHRRHRLACLVLRTSRFFPEVDDDPTVRRVYDDDNVKANEYLYRRVDLQDVVDAHVLAIEKAPSIGFGRYIISATTPFQPDDLADLRLNASQVVERRVPEYAEEYARRGWKMFPGIERVYVNERARRELGWQPRYDFRRIIDCLRTGDAPRSPLAHAVGSKGYHDREFADGPYPVS comes from the coding sequence ATGAAAATCTTGGTCACGGGTAGCAGTGGGCATCTCGGCGAGGCCCTGGTTCGCACCATGCAGGGCACGACACACCAAGTCGTCGGCCTCGACCGAACGGCGTCGCCCTTCACTGGGAGCGTGGGGACGATCACCGACCGCGACTTCGTGCAGCAGTGCGTGCAGGGCGTGGACGCCGTCATTCACGCGGCGACCCTGCACAAGCCACACGTCGCCACCCACACCCGACAGGACTTCGTCGATATCAACATTACCGGCACGCTCAACCTTCTCGAGGAAGCGGTGTCGGCCGGCGTCTCGTCCTTCATCTTCACGAGTACGACCAGCGCGTTCGGGCGGGCGCTGACGCCGCCGCCGGGTGCGCCCGCGGCGTGGGTGACCGAGGACGTGCGACCCGTCCCCAAGAACATTTACGGCGTGACCAAGACGGCGGCCGAGGATTTGTGTGAGTTGTTTCACCGCCGCCACCGGCTCGCGTGCCTCGTCCTGCGGACGTCGCGGTTCTTCCCGGAGGTGGACGACGATCCGACGGTCCGTAGGGTTTACGACGACGACAACGTCAAGGCGAACGAGTATCTCTACCGGCGAGTGGACCTCCAAGATGTCGTTGACGCTCATGTGCTCGCCATCGAGAAGGCCCCATCGATCGGCTTCGGGCGATACATCATCAGCGCGACAACGCCCTTCCAGCCCGACGACCTAGCCGACTTGCGTTTGAACGCCTCACAGGTGGTAGAACGGCGGGTCCCGGAGTACGCAGAGGAGTACGCTCGTCGCGGTTGGAAGATGTTCCCCGGCATCGAGCGGGTGTACGTGAATGAGCGTGCGCGGCGGGAACTGGGTTGGCAGCCCCGGTATGACTTCCGGCGAATCATCGATTGCCTGAGAACAGGGGACGCCCCCCGGAGTCCGCTGGCGCATGCGGTCGGGTCGAAGGGGTATCATGATCGTGAGTTTGCGGACGGCCCGTATCCCGTGTCGTAA
- a CDS encoding glycosyltransferase family 39 protein gives MTLSIEGSANCLALPPPAWRLLLSLAVLKLALHVASTVMIGYGYSADELYFLDCSNRLAWGYVDHPPFSIAALGAVRAVLGDSLLALRFTAALAGATAIVLAGLMSRELGGGRAAQGLAGLAVLVSPVVLFTTGYYSMNAIDLAVWTLAAYLLLRLLNGADPRLWLALGVVLGVGLLNKWSVIWLGMGVAVGLILTPQRRWLLTPWPWLCGLVAALVSMPNLLWQAQHHWPTLEFMRTGMGDVMAQKPPLAFMREQIRAMHPVLALLSGAGLVQYFGSPAGRPYCLLAWIWITVFLLLMSSGAARPYYLAPAYPIVFAAGALAVERLARRRRWRWLPAATAALIVVAGAFSAPFALPVLRPERFLAYERTLGMSRLQTEFDEGAMPPQFGFQFGWYELTDAVAQAYARLSPDEQMRAGILTETFGEAGAINFFGSHTGLPHAIGTHNNYWLWGPEPYSGEVMLAVSSSADRLSEWFGVVTPVQAIDCEYCMPVVRRKTVYVCRAPRRPLREIWPQLKNYS, from the coding sequence ATGACGTTGTCCATCGAAGGATCTGCGAACTGCCTTGCTCTGCCGCCACCTGCTTGGCGGCTGCTGCTCAGCCTGGCCGTACTCAAGCTCGCGCTCCACGTCGCGTCGACTGTGATGATCGGTTACGGCTACAGTGCCGACGAGCTCTATTTTCTTGACTGCTCGAACCGACTCGCCTGGGGGTACGTCGATCACCCGCCGTTCTCGATCGCGGCGCTCGGTGCGGTGCGTGCGGTTCTCGGCGATTCGCTGCTCGCGCTGCGGTTCACGGCAGCGCTGGCGGGCGCGACGGCCATCGTACTCGCCGGGCTGATGAGCCGAGAGTTGGGCGGCGGTCGCGCCGCCCAAGGGCTTGCAGGGTTGGCAGTCCTCGTCTCGCCGGTCGTGCTGTTCACCACCGGCTACTACTCCATGAACGCCATCGACCTCGCCGTTTGGACGCTGGCCGCCTATCTGCTGCTCCGGCTCCTCAACGGCGCCGACCCGCGGCTGTGGCTAGCGCTCGGTGTCGTCCTCGGTGTCGGCTTGCTCAATAAGTGGAGCGTGATCTGGCTCGGCATGGGCGTGGCGGTCGGTCTTATCCTCACCCCGCAACGGCGCTGGCTGCTTACGCCGTGGCCCTGGCTGTGTGGGTTGGTCGCGGCGCTGGTATCGATGCCGAACCTCCTTTGGCAAGCGCAGCACCACTGGCCGACGTTGGAGTTCATGCGCACCGGGATGGGTGACGTGATGGCCCAGAAGCCGCCGCTCGCCTTCATGCGCGAGCAGATCCGCGCCATGCATCCGGTGCTGGCGCTGCTCAGCGGCGCCGGACTCGTACAGTACTTCGGCAGCCCCGCCGGGCGGCCGTATTGCCTCTTGGCCTGGATCTGGATCACGGTCTTCCTGCTGCTCATGAGCAGCGGTGCGGCGCGGCCGTACTACTTGGCGCCGGCGTACCCCATCGTCTTTGCCGCGGGTGCCCTCGCCGTCGAGCGCCTGGCACGGCGGCGCAGGTGGAGATGGTTGCCCGCCGCGACGGCGGCCCTCATCGTCGTCGCCGGGGCGTTCTCGGCACCGTTCGCTCTCCCGGTGTTGCGACCCGAGCGCTTCCTGGCCTACGAGCGCACGCTCGGTATGTCGCGCCTGCAGACGGAGTTCGACGAAGGGGCGATGCCGCCGCAGTTCGGCTTCCAGTTTGGCTGGTACGAGTTGACTGACGCGGTCGCGCAGGCGTACGCACGGCTCTCACCAGATGAGCAGATGCGGGCCGGCATCCTGACCGAGACCTTTGGAGAAGCAGGTGCGATCAACTTTTTCGGATCTCACACCGGACTGCCGCACGCCATCGGCACGCACAATAACTACTGGCTGTGGGGGCCCGAGCCGTACTCCGGCGAGGTGATGCTCGCCGTCTCCAGCTCCGCGGATCGATTGAGTGAATGGTTCGGCGTCGTCACACCCGTGCAAGCGATCGACTGTGAATACTGCATGCCAGTGGTGCGCAGGAAGACCGTCTACGTTTGCCGCGCGCCGCGCCGGCCGCTGCGGGAGATCTGGCCGCAGCTCAAGAACTACAGCTAG
- a CDS encoding VOC family protein, which yields MRLEITIDVDDVDRAVEFYCRGLGLALVERHPDWARVKLKEQTFWIMKLPAGTAGLITRDYRRHWTPVHLDLIVDNIDQAVERVLAAGGRLDGEIRRNELEPIGRHDVANLSDPAGNGVDLVQRHK from the coding sequence GTGAGACTCGAGATCACCATAGACGTTGACGACGTAGATCGCGCAGTCGAGTTCTACTGCCGAGGCCTTGGCCTTGCCTTGGTCGAGCGCCACCCCGACTGGGCCCGGGTGAAGCTGAAGGAACAGACCTTTTGGATCATGAAGCTCCCGGCGGGAACCGCCGGCCTCATCACTCGTGACTATCGCCGTCATTGGACGCCCGTTCATCTCGACTTGATCGTGGACAACATCGACCAGGCGGTTGAGCGCGTGCTCGCTGCAGGTGGCCGTCTGGATGGGGAGATCAGGCGCAACGAACTTGAACCAATCGGCCGCCATGACGTGGCGAATCTCTCTGATCCAGCGGGGAACGGAGTTGACCTTGTTCAGCGGCACAAGTAG
- a CDS encoding phosphotransferase translates to MRDSPDSAPIERLLSVLNTIVRRDDLAYAEAPQRLSGGYSADLFAFRLANPPDGLDGALVVRLMHDDSAAVREAVIQRAVADLGFPAPRVRMSGDSAAGLGRPFVVMDRARGLYPVTVSGPRSAWRAFQRIPFVLADTMAALHALDARVVLDQLTASGCAAAPLGADAVLREIESQVPNLSGGMTGLNWLLKHRPAPPARPVVCHGDLHAFNLLAVESEITAVLDWELATVADNEFDVARTAVLLSFVPGQMSAAVRPVVQALGRRAARIFGAAYARFHHIDDVSLHWHEALHCLRLIAVVAKNRVDAVGNPVARLWEPLVPGLARRFERITGVSVKLQLRSIAAHLGG, encoded by the coding sequence ATGCGCGACAGTCCTGATTCTGCACCCATCGAACGCCTCTTGTCGGTGCTCAACACAATCGTTCGTCGCGATGACCTCGCATATGCCGAGGCGCCCCAGCGATTGTCGGGCGGGTACTCGGCTGACCTCTTTGCATTTCGCCTCGCCAACCCGCCTGACGGACTCGACGGCGCGCTTGTCGTTCGCCTCATGCACGACGACAGCGCCGCAGTGCGTGAGGCGGTCATTCAGCGAGCGGTGGCCGACCTCGGCTTTCCGGCACCCCGCGTGCGCATGAGTGGTGACTCGGCCGCCGGACTTGGCCGGCCGTTCGTGGTCATGGACCGCGCGCGTGGCCTCTACCCCGTGACCGTCTCTGGGCCTCGCAGCGCGTGGCGGGCGTTCCAGCGCATCCCTTTTGTGCTCGCCGACACGATGGCGGCATTGCACGCTCTGGATGCGCGCGTTGTCCTCGATCAGCTCACAGCTTCCGGCTGTGCCGCAGCACCGCTTGGAGCCGATGCGGTGCTACGGGAAATTGAGTCCCAGGTTCCCAATCTCTCCGGCGGCATGACCGGCCTCAACTGGCTGCTCAAACACAGACCAGCTCCACCCGCTCGGCCGGTTGTCTGTCACGGCGACCTCCACGCCTTCAACCTCCTTGCCGTAGAAAGCGAGATCACCGCCGTGCTCGACTGGGAGCTCGCCACCGTTGCCGATAACGAGTTCGACGTGGCGCGCACCGCCGTGTTGCTCAGCTTCGTGCCGGGCCAGATGTCCGCGGCAGTGCGACCAGTGGTCCAAGCTCTCGGACGGCGTGCGGCTCGGATATTCGGAGCTGCCTATGCGCGCTTCCACCACATCGATGACGTGTCGCTTCACTGGCATGAAGCATTACACTGCCTGCGCTTGATAGCAGTCGTCGCCAAGAATCGAGTTGACGCTGTGGGCAACCCCGTCGCCAGATTGTGGGAGCCTCTTGTGCCTGGCCTCGCGCGGCGCTTTGAGCGAATCACCGGCGTGTCCGTGAAGCTGCAGCTACGGAGCATCGCAGCTCACCTAGGAGGGTAG